From Lolium perenne isolate Kyuss_39 chromosome 5, Kyuss_2.0, whole genome shotgun sequence, a single genomic window includes:
- the LOC127304756 gene encoding protein kinase STUNTED-like, producing the protein MKHRSSLKMIRAPPPVGVPARGWGGGRTLLVAVRRDAAGRELLAWALAKAAAAGDRVVALHVTTADVFGMEERSTAAADSLASVLAAYDGFCNLNQINLELRVCHGSSVKKALVKEAISYGAAQLILGVMKNSPLGLCATAVAKYCAKRVPGSCTVLAVSKGAIVYHGNAAQEQMNHYCCTMSPRRTYSVVAETPRMIYRKILDAAATVGEKARDDSVIGHGRSLERNVSMPMSARISRKVAAVAPATPAARSQRRELPEVAAGWPLLRKDIMPASPECSEVSVVEWAMRLPSRCSPLTPVGSAAPVTEEVSEEVQEELASIREKYSSTYTMFSYRDLARITSNFSSDSLVGKGGTSWVYSGRCDDGRELAVKVLKSSDEVLKEFVAEIDIISSIDHRNAMALVGFCAEHGKLMLVYNYMSRGSLEEILHGEKQGKGSRLSWPERFKVAVGIARALDYLHGGGGGGNERPVVIHRDVKSSNILVSEDCEPKLCDFGLALWAADAAAQITGDDVAGTFGYLAPEYFMHGKVSDKMDVYAFGVVLLELLSGRKPVSSGGPKGQESLVMWANSVVQGGKLTELVDPSLPTEDGDAGEVERMTMAAALCITRAPQHRPSMANIIKLLDGDSDAIHWARSQLGMSDTGDDYSEEYSAVSSEKIDIQSYIKLALLDIDVDDDDSASVCSVDFIPANMSLEEYMKGRWSRSSSLTEEGGSAHGGNPRIFV; encoded by the exons ATGAAGCACAGGTCGTCCCTGAAGATgatccgcgcgccgccgccggtgggAGTTCCGGCGCGCGGCTGGGGCGGCGGGAGGACGCTGCTGGTGGCCGTCCGGAGGGACGCGGCCGGGAGGGAGCTGCTCGCCTGGGCGCTCGccaaggccgccgccgccggcgaccgCGTCGTCGCGCTCCACGTCACCACCGCCGACGTGTTCGGGATGGAGGAGAGGAGCACAGCCGCCGCCGATTCGCTCGCCTCCGTGCTCGCCGCGTACGACGGCTTCTGCAATCTCAACCAG ATCAACCTGGAGCTCAGGGTCTGCCACGGCTCATCCGTCAAGAAGGCTTTGGTGAAGGAGGCCATCTCCTACGGCGCCGCGCAGCTCATCCTTGGGGTCATGAAGAACTCACCTCTTGG ATTGTGCGCCACGGCGGTCGCCAAGTACTGCGCCAAGAGAGTCCCGGGCAGCTGCACGGTTCTCGCAGTCAGCAAGGGCGCCATCGTGTACCATGGCAACGCGGCGCAGGAGCAGATGAACCACTACTGCTGCACAA TGTCCCCTCGAAGAACTTATTCTGTGGTGGCGGAGACGCCGCGGATGATCTACCGGAAGATACTCGACGCGGCGGCGACGGTCGGGGAGAAGGCTCGGGATGACTCGGTGATCGGGCATGGCCGCTCGCTGGAGCGGAACGTGTCTATGCCAATGAGCGCCCGGATCTCGCGGAAGGTGGCGGCGGTAGCACCGGCAACTCCGGCGGCGAGGAGTCAGCGGCGAGAACTGCCGGAGGTGGCTGCCGGGTGGCCGCTGCTAAGGAAGGACATCATGCCTGCCTCGCCCGAGTGTTCCGAGGTGTCCGTGGTTGAGTGGGCAATGCGGCTTCCAAGCCGGTGCTCACCGCTGACGCCGGTCGGTTCAGCAGCCCCGGTGACCGAGGAAGTGTCTGAGGAAGTTCAGGAGGAGTTGGCTTCCATCAGAGAGAAGTACTCTTCAACGTACACCATGTTCAGTTACCGTGATCTTGCGAGGATCACCTCTAACTTCTCCTCAG ATAGTTTAGTCGGGAAAGGCGGCACGAGCTGGGTTTACAGCGGGCGCTGCGATGACGGCAGGGAGCTAGCAGTGAAGGTCCTGAAATCTTCCGATGAGGTGTTGAAGGAGTTCGTCGCAGAGATCGACATCATCAGCTCCATCGACCACAGGAACGCCATGGCCCTCGTCGGGTTCTGCGCCGAGCACGGCAAGCTCATGCTGGTGTACAATTACATGAGCAGGGGCAGCCTGGAGGAGATCTTGCACG GTGAGAAACAAGGGAAGGGTTCACGGTTAAGTTGGCCGGAGAGATTCAAGGTGGCTGTCGGAATCGCGCGCGCCCTCGATTATCTCcacggtggaggcggcggcggcaacgAGCGTCCGGTGGTGATCCACAGGGACGTCAAGTCCTCCAACATACTCGTCTCTGAAGATTGCGAACCAAAGCTCTGTGACTTCGGCCTCGCGCTGTGGGCGGCCGACGCGGCGGCGCAGATCACCGGGGACGACGTGGCCGGCACGTTCGGGTACCTGGCCCCTGAGTACTTCATGCACGGCAAGGTCAGCGACAAGATGGACGTGTATGCTTTCGGCGTCGTCCTCCTCGAGCTACTCTCCGGGAGGAAGCCGGTGAGCTCCGGCGGCCCCAAGGGCCAGGAGAGCCTGGTGATGTGG GCGAATTCCGTCGTGCAAGGAGGCAAGCTAACGGAGCTCGTCGACCCGAGCCTGCCGACAGAGGACGGTGATGCCGGCGAGGTCGAGAGGATGACCATGGCCGCCGCGCTCTGCATCACTCGAGCCCCGCAACACCGACCGAGCATGGCAAAT ATTATCAAGCTACTCGACGGCGACAGCGACGCCATCCATTGGGCTAGATCGCAGCTCGGCATGTCAGACACCGGCGACGATTACAGCGAGGAGTACTCGGCCGTCTCTTCCGAGAAAATCGACATCCAATCGTACATCAAACTCGCGCTGCTTGACATCGACGTTGACGACGATGACTCTGCTTCCGTGTGCAGCGTCGACTTCATCCCCGCCAACATGTCGCTTGAGGAGTACATGAAGGGGAGGTGGAGCCGGTCATCCAGCTTGACTGAAGAAGGAGGCTCCGCCCATGGCGGGAATCCCAGGATTTTTGTGTAG
- the LOC127299653 gene encoding DNA-directed RNA polymerases I, II, and III subunit RPABC5 encodes MIIPVRCFTCGKVIGNKWDHYLDLLQADYTEGDALDALGLVRYCCRRMLMTHVDLIEKLLNYNTLEKTETA; translated from the exons ATGATCATCCCCGTGCGCTGCTTCACCTGCGGCAAG GTTATCGGGAACAAGTGGGACCACTACCTGGATCTCCTCCAGGCCGATTACACGGAGGG GGATGCTCTGGACGCATTGGGCTTGGTTCGCTACTGCTGTCGGCGTATGCTCATGACCCATGTTGACCTTATCGAGAAGTTGCTCAACTACAACA CACTGGAGAAAACGGAGACAGCTTAG
- the LOC139831557 gene encoding uncharacterized protein, whose translation MTSDFRGTLGPRLSQAAEADLRVLANELTMVVLRNDAPDARFSRLANTKLSNKGFYSISFRHLQIDDVADKVWRTAAPLKCKIFCWLARKKRLPTNERRFQHHLAPSAACMSCNHDEDTDHLLLLCPWALEVWTFFYSDYATRGVSRMSDLWTSMCRSFEEATITTAILWNVWKRRNARTFNGVDEDLAFVSRRCIEDIRLWAHRCTTPSSSSALNNWCNGSDPPEVNMPPSPLLSPPPPPSTVMIPCTLGFIYKVVQAGASPP comes from the coding sequence ATGACATCCGACTTTCGCGGCACGCTTGGGCCGCGCCTTTCGCAGGCCGCTGAGGCCGACCTTCGTGTCCTTGCAAACGAACTTACTATGGTGGTCCTGCGCAATGATGCCCCGGACGCTCGTTTTAGCCGCCTCGCTAACACCAAGCTCTCGAACAAAGGTTTCTACTCCATTTCTTTCAGGCATCTGCAGATCGATGATGTGGCGGACAAGGTTTGGAGGACCGCTGCCCCTCTCAAGTGCAAGATTTTCTGCTGGCTTGCAAGAAAGAAGCGCCTTCCCACCAATGAACGGCGGTTCCAGCACCACCTCGCCCCCTCCGCCGCATGCATGTCATGCAACCATGATGAAGATACTGATCACCTGCTCCTCCTTTGCCCCTGGGCCCTTGAAGTATGGACCTTCTTCTACTCTGACTATGCTACCAGGGGGGTCTCTCGCATGTCCGACCTATGGACATCTATGTGCCGAAGTTTCGAAGAGGCCACAATCACTACGGCCATTCTATGGAACGTCTGGAAACGCCGCAACGCTCGGACTTTCAACGgcgttgatgaagaccttgcattTGTCTCCCGCAGGTGCATTGAAGACATTAGGCTTTGGGCTCACCGTTGTACTACCCCCTCCTCCTCTTCTGCTTTAAATAATTGGTGTAATGGCTCTGACCCCCCCGAGGTCAATATgcccccctcccctctcctctcccctCCCCCGCCCCCCTCCACTGTAATGATTCCGTGTACTCTTGGGTTTATTTATAAAGTTGTTCAGGCTGGCGCAAGCCCGCCGTAG